A genomic segment from Myxococcota bacterium encodes:
- a CDS encoding MMPL family transporter: MDRLASLCLRAPLRVLLVAALATAALGAGALRVGTDSGYRAFLGAGHPVVRDLEEVTTRFGGGVPFAIVYRCGDGAPCESVFDAGALAMAHDLAEEIAALPGVSRVEGPATTPLLAPELFDLPRARRLAPGGTPAPDLEALAARAVRDPVWEGQIVSADGRAGALVVELADSSGATAERAVDGARAALARFEARGHRFALVGGPVEFVVAGRELDHQVQRLVPAIVVLVGVILLVAFRSLVPSVLALATAGLALVWTVGLQGWLGWPRTSFFQVLPPLMLTIGVCYGIHVVTTYAEMCAEEEDGPGGAPGDRAGRERVALRALAEVGRPAFYTALTTAAGFASFSASGLESLVRFGWVAAFGVIAAFAATFFLLPIALVRVPARLVAVPRSHAAWSRVVGAIADHVARGRARILLAAAALTVVGGFGIARLSIDASFEELYGEQSQVVRWAREAAALRGGDTLEVALELPPGTEPTSLDALRAVARIEGLARANGLDRALSVLAPLRELAALVPGPPLDVAADGADSRRPAQLFRLMRAEQPAQVALFAAPATDARGAALRVSFQGEKLPQDALRDLVANVEREARAAAPAGSRVVVTGPLAVVSRMIDEIRDTQIGSFGQALAMVFALTALCLRSLRLALLAMVPTTLPVVLTLGAMGFLGIPLDMGTAMVASVLLGLGVDEALHLLAGYQRFRAHGLAREHAMDASLREVGRALFTTAGALAAGFLVLFLVPWKSLSSFGLVTGVAIGASLLADLLVLPGVVGSRPPAAGAAPSVPPRSS, encoded by the coding sequence ATGGACCGCCTCGCCTCGCTCTGCCTGCGCGCGCCGCTGCGCGTGCTGCTCGTCGCCGCGCTCGCGACCGCCGCGCTCGGCGCGGGCGCGCTGCGCGTCGGGACCGATTCGGGCTATCGCGCCTTCCTCGGCGCCGGCCATCCCGTCGTGCGCGACCTCGAGGAGGTGACGACGCGCTTCGGCGGCGGCGTTCCGTTCGCGATCGTCTACCGCTGCGGCGACGGCGCGCCGTGCGAGAGCGTGTTCGACGCCGGCGCGCTCGCCATGGCCCACGACCTCGCGGAGGAGATCGCCGCGCTCCCGGGCGTCTCGCGCGTCGAGGGCCCGGCGACGACGCCACTCCTCGCGCCCGAGCTGTTCGACCTGCCGCGCGCGCGTCGCCTCGCGCCCGGCGGCACGCCCGCACCGGACCTCGAGGCCCTCGCCGCGCGCGCGGTGCGCGACCCCGTCTGGGAGGGGCAGATCGTGTCGGCCGACGGGCGCGCGGGCGCGCTCGTCGTCGAGCTCGCCGACTCGTCGGGCGCGACGGCCGAGCGCGCGGTCGACGGCGCGCGCGCCGCGCTCGCGCGCTTCGAGGCGCGGGGGCACCGCTTCGCGCTCGTCGGCGGCCCGGTCGAGTTCGTGGTCGCGGGACGCGAGCTCGACCACCAGGTGCAGCGGCTCGTGCCGGCGATCGTCGTGCTCGTCGGCGTCATCCTCCTCGTCGCGTTCCGTTCGCTCGTGCCGTCCGTGCTCGCGCTCGCGACGGCGGGGCTCGCGCTCGTGTGGACGGTGGGGCTCCAGGGGTGGCTCGGCTGGCCGCGCACGAGCTTCTTCCAGGTGCTGCCGCCGCTCATGCTCACGATCGGCGTCTGCTACGGCATCCACGTCGTCACGACGTACGCGGAGATGTGCGCGGAGGAGGAAGACGGCCCGGGCGGTGCCCCGGGCGACCGCGCGGGCCGCGAGCGCGTCGCGCTGCGCGCGCTCGCCGAGGTCGGGCGACCCGCCTTCTACACGGCGCTCACGACGGCCGCGGGCTTCGCGTCGTTCTCGGCGAGCGGCCTCGAGAGCCTCGTGCGCTTCGGCTGGGTCGCGGCCTTCGGCGTGATCGCGGCCTTCGCCGCGACGTTCTTCCTGCTCCCGATCGCGCTCGTGCGCGTCCCGGCGCGGCTCGTCGCCGTGCCGCGCTCGCACGCCGCGTGGAGCCGCGTGGTCGGTGCGATCGCCGACCACGTCGCGCGCGGGCGCGCGCGCATCCTGCTCGCGGCGGCCGCGCTCACCGTGGTGGGCGGCTTCGGCATCGCGCGCCTCTCGATCGACGCGAGCTTCGAGGAGCTCTACGGCGAGCAGAGCCAGGTGGTGCGCTGGGCGCGCGAAGCCGCCGCGCTGCGCGGCGGCGACACGCTCGAGGTCGCGCTCGAGCTCCCCCCCGGCACGGAGCCGACGTCGCTCGATGCGCTCCGCGCCGTCGCGCGCATCGAGGGCCTCGCGCGCGCGAACGGGCTCGACCGCGCGCTCTCCGTGCTCGCGCCGCTGCGCGAGCTCGCGGCGCTCGTTCCCGGCCCGCCGCTCGACGTCGCGGCCGACGGCGCCGACTCGCGGCGCCCCGCGCAGCTCTTCCGCCTGATGCGCGCCGAGCAGCCGGCGCAGGTCGCGCTGTTCGCGGCGCCCGCGACCGACGCGCGCGGCGCCGCGCTGCGCGTCTCGTTCCAGGGCGAGAAGCTCCCGCAGGACGCGCTCCGCGACCTCGTCGCGAACGTCGAGCGCGAGGCGCGCGCCGCCGCGCCGGCGGGATCGCGCGTCGTCGTCACGGGCCCGCTCGCCGTCGTGAGCCGCATGATCGACGAGATCCGCGACACGCAGATCGGGAGCTTCGGACAGGCGCTCGCGATGGTGTTCGCGCTGACGGCGCTGTGCCTGCGCTCGCTCCGCCTCGCGCTGCTCGCGATGGTCCCGACGACGCTCCCCGTCGTGCTCACGCTCGGCGCGATGGGCTTCCTCGGCATCCCGCTCGACATGGGCACCGCGATGGTCGCGTCCGTGCTGCTCGGGCTCGGCGTCGACGAGGCGCTGCACCTGCTCGCCGGCTACCAGCGCTTCCGGGCGCACGGGCTCGCGCGCGAGCACGCGATGGACGCGTCGCTGCGCGAGGTCGGGCGCGCGCTCTTCACGACGGCGGGCGCGCTCGCGGCGGGCTTCCTCGTGCTCTTCCTCGTGCCGTGGAAGAGCCTGTCGAGCTTCGGGCTCGTGACGGGCGTGGCGATCGGCGCGTCGCTGCTCGCCGACCTGCTCGTGCTGCCGGGCGTGGTCGGGAGCCGGCCGCCCGCGGCGGGCGCGGCGCCTAGCGTGCCGCCGAGATCGTCTTGA
- a CDS encoding NAD(P)/FAD-dependent oxidoreductase, whose translation MRALDALVVGAGPVGLATAIELARRGARALVVERRAPPLDKACGEGIMPAGVRALDALGVALPALPAARFRGVRFVDGARTLTGAFRSGPGLGVRRTALSRALLDAAARAGVDVRFGCALESFDADAAGVRATTSEGELRARVLVGADGLASRVRARAGLASPPARRRRFGMRRHFRVAPWSDLVEVHWGEGIEAYVTPVAADEVGVALLWRGDGGSYDAHLARFPALARRLADAERVSTVRGAGPFWQGARARTAPGIALVGDAAGYTDAVTGEGITVGLACARALARTIAEGAPLARYEADWRRLTRVHRGFAALLATGVAHPRARRAAFALLAAAPPAFGALLRLAAGEPPASRGRRADEGAPEPRRVT comes from the coding sequence GTGCGCGCGCTTGACGCGCTCGTCGTCGGCGCGGGCCCCGTCGGTCTCGCCACCGCGATCGAGCTCGCGCGCCGCGGCGCGCGCGCGCTCGTCGTCGAGCGCCGCGCGCCGCCGCTCGACAAGGCCTGCGGCGAAGGGATCATGCCCGCCGGCGTGCGCGCGCTCGACGCGCTCGGCGTCGCGCTCCCCGCGCTGCCCGCCGCGCGCTTCCGGGGCGTGCGCTTCGTCGACGGCGCGCGCACGCTCACCGGCGCGTTCCGCAGCGGGCCCGGGCTCGGCGTCCGCCGCACCGCGCTCTCGCGCGCGCTGCTCGACGCCGCCGCGCGCGCGGGCGTCGACGTGCGCTTCGGCTGTGCGCTCGAGTCGTTCGACGCCGACGCCGCGGGCGTGCGCGCGACGACCTCGGAGGGCGAGCTCCGCGCGCGCGTGCTCGTCGGCGCCGACGGGCTCGCGAGCCGCGTGCGCGCGCGCGCGGGGCTCGCGTCGCCACCCGCGCGGCGGCGCCGGTTCGGGATGCGCCGCCACTTCCGCGTCGCGCCGTGGAGCGACCTCGTCGAGGTGCACTGGGGCGAGGGCATCGAGGCGTACGTGACGCCCGTCGCGGCCGACGAGGTCGGCGTCGCGCTCCTCTGGCGCGGCGACGGCGGGAGCTACGACGCGCACCTCGCGCGCTTCCCCGCCCTCGCCCGGCGCCTCGCCGACGCGGAACGCGTCTCGACCGTGCGCGGCGCGGGCCCGTTCTGGCAGGGCGCGCGCGCGCGCACGGCGCCGGGCATCGCGCTCGTCGGCGACGCGGCGGGCTACACGGACGCGGTCACGGGCGAGGGCATCACGGTCGGGCTCGCGTGCGCGCGCGCGCTCGCGCGAACGATCGCCGAGGGCGCGCCGCTCGCGCGCTACGAGGCCGACTGGCGCCGGCTCACGCGCGTGCACCGGGGCTTCGCCGCGCTGCTCGCGACGGGCGTCGCGCACCCGCGCGCGCGGCGCGCGGCCTTCGCGCTGCTCGCGGCGGCGCCGCCGGCGTTCGGCGCGCTGCTCCGGCTCGCCGCGGGCGAGCCGCCGGCCTCGCGCGGGCGCCGCGCCGACGAAGGGGCCCCCGAGCCGCGCCGGGTCACCTAG
- a CDS encoding fatty acyl-AMP ligase yields the protein MTATLASRLEEAAGLGGAITFVDARERETKLSHAELAERARRAAAGLAARGVEPGDRVAIVAATSPEFFDGFFGAVLAGAVPVPLYPPVRLGRLDEYHERTAAMLDAARVRLVLADSRTQRVLGRTIERARPELGCEGLASLRAFRGLARELDPDALGFIQFSSGTTQAPKPVALTHRQILANVAAIGDAVRTVHPEVDGFVHSAASWLPLYHDMGLVGGIFTSLFHGCDLALIPPEHFIARPALWLRAISRHRATISPAPNFAYALCAERVRDDELEGVDLSSWRVAMNGAEPVTPAVLDRFVERFAAYGLREEALTPVYGLAEATLAVTFSALDRRFAVHRFDARALQRDGRAVASEAAGATSIVSLGPPLPGFAIEIADERGRALSAGEVGRVRVRGPSIMEGYDGRPEATAAALRDGWLDTGDVGFLWNGELHLHGRAKDLIVVRGRNHAPQDIERALDDLPGVRAGCSAAVGALADDGSGEELWLLVERAHDASPDGDTGIEIAARRRALEVSGLVAGRVVVLAPGTLPRTSSGKIRRAEALRLYRGGELAPPGKVSLPRLALEMARSLRAFARARA from the coding sequence ATGACCGCGACGCTGGCTTCCCGCCTCGAGGAGGCCGCCGGGCTCGGCGGCGCGATCACCTTCGTCGATGCGCGCGAGCGCGAGACGAAGCTCTCGCACGCGGAGCTCGCCGAGCGCGCGCGCCGGGCGGCGGCCGGCCTCGCCGCGCGCGGCGTCGAGCCGGGCGACCGCGTGGCGATCGTCGCGGCGACGAGCCCCGAGTTCTTCGACGGCTTCTTCGGCGCCGTGCTCGCCGGCGCCGTGCCCGTTCCGCTCTACCCGCCCGTGCGCCTCGGCCGCCTCGACGAGTACCACGAGCGCACGGCCGCGATGCTCGACGCGGCGCGCGTGCGGCTCGTGCTCGCGGATTCGCGCACGCAGCGCGTGCTCGGCCGCACGATCGAGCGCGCACGTCCCGAGCTCGGCTGCGAGGGGCTCGCGAGCCTGCGCGCCTTCCGCGGGCTCGCGCGCGAGCTCGACCCCGACGCGCTCGGCTTCATCCAGTTCTCGTCCGGCACGACGCAGGCGCCGAAGCCCGTCGCGCTCACGCACCGACAGATCCTCGCCAACGTCGCGGCGATCGGCGACGCCGTGCGCACCGTCCATCCCGAAGTCGACGGCTTCGTGCACTCGGCCGCGAGCTGGCTGCCGCTCTACCACGACATGGGGCTCGTCGGCGGCATCTTCACGTCGCTCTTCCACGGGTGCGACCTCGCGCTGATCCCGCCCGAGCACTTCATCGCGCGCCCCGCGCTGTGGCTGCGCGCGATCTCGCGCCACCGCGCCACGATCAGCCCCGCGCCGAACTTCGCCTACGCGCTGTGTGCGGAGCGCGTGCGCGACGACGAGCTCGAGGGCGTCGACCTCTCGTCCTGGCGCGTCGCGATGAACGGCGCCGAGCCCGTCACGCCGGCGGTGCTCGACCGATTCGTCGAGCGCTTCGCCGCCTACGGACTCCGCGAGGAGGCGCTGACTCCCGTCTACGGCCTCGCCGAAGCGACGCTCGCGGTGACGTTCAGCGCGCTCGACCGCCGCTTCGCCGTCCACCGCTTCGACGCGCGCGCGCTGCAGCGCGACGGCCGCGCCGTCGCGAGCGAGGCCGCGGGCGCGACGTCGATCGTCTCGCTCGGCCCGCCGCTCCCCGGCTTCGCGATCGAGATCGCGGACGAGCGGGGGCGCGCTCTCTCGGCGGGCGAGGTCGGCCGCGTGCGCGTGCGCGGGCCGTCGATCATGGAGGGCTACGACGGGCGGCCCGAAGCGACCGCCGCCGCGCTGCGCGACGGCTGGCTCGACACCGGTGACGTCGGCTTCCTGTGGAACGGCGAGCTCCACCTCCACGGCCGGGCGAAGGACCTGATCGTCGTGCGCGGCCGCAACCACGCGCCGCAGGACATCGAGCGCGCGCTCGACGACCTGCCGGGCGTGCGCGCGGGCTGCAGCGCGGCCGTCGGCGCGCTCGCCGACGACGGGAGCGGCGAGGAGCTGTGGCTGCTCGTCGAGCGCGCGCACGACGCGTCGCCCGACGGCGACACCGGGATCGAGATCGCCGCGCGGCGGCGCGCGCTCGAGGTGAGCGGGCTCGTCGCGGGGCGCGTCGTCGTGCTCGCGCCCGGCACGCTGCCGCGCACCTCGAGCGGGAAGATCCGGCGCGCCGAGGCGCTCCGGCTGTACCGCGGCGGCGAGCTCGCGCCGCCCGGCAAGGTGTCGCTGCCGCGGCTCGCCCTCGAGATGGCGCGCTCGCTGCGCGCGTTCGCCCGTGCGCGCGCTTGA
- a CDS encoding acyl carrier protein: protein MTQPTERDTWTELRRLARERLGSTAAIDADTDLVADLALDSIQQLDLVVELENLFEIELEPDGEREIRTAGELVAWIDDTRRAGGRP from the coding sequence GGACCGAGCTGCGCCGCCTCGCGCGCGAGCGGCTCGGGAGCACGGCGGCGATCGACGCCGACACGGACCTCGTCGCCGACCTCGCGCTCGACTCGATCCAGCAGCTCGACCTCGTCGTCGAGCTCGAGAACCTGTTCGAGATCGAGCTCGAGCCCGACGGCGAGCGCGAGATCCGGACCGCGGGCGAGCTCGTCGCGTGGATCGACGACACGCGCCGCGCAGGAGGACGACCATGA